The DNA segment ACCACACCACCGCCTTTTAAGGCACCTTGTTCTGATAAAAACACACCAAGCACACCAAGCACAGCGTCGCCATTTACGATATTGCCCTCATCATCAACGACCACAAGTCTATCAGCGTCGCCGTCAAACGCAAAGCCGATATCAGCACGAAGTCTTTTAACCTCACTAGCTAAATTTTCAGGATGAAGCGCTCCGCAACTTTGGTTGATATTTGAGCCGTTTGGCTCGTCATTTATAACGATAACATCGGCTCCAAGCTCACTAAACACGGTCGGAGCGACCTTGTAGGCAGCACCATTTGCCACATCTAAAACAACGCGTAAATTTCTTAAATTTAGCTCTTTTGGGAATGAGTTTTTAATCTGGACAATATAACGCCCTATGACATCATCAATTCTCTTGTTTGCACCGATGTTTTCCATAGTTTTTTGAGCATTTGCAATTATCTCATCATCATAAAAAATTTTCTCTATCTGTGCTTCTATATTCTCATCTAGTTTATCACCCTTAGCGTCAAAAAATTTAATGCCGTTATCATAATATGGATTATGACTAGCACTTATCATAATCCCAGCGTCACAACGCATATTTTCAGTCAAAAATGCCACAGCAGGTGTTGGCATAGGGCCAATTTGAAGGACATTATACCCCACAGCCGTAAGCCCAGCAACGATTGCCGTTTCTATCATATAGCCCGATTTTCTAGTATCTTTGCCGACTAAAATCACATTTGTGTTTGAGTGCTTTCTAAAATAAATTCCAGCCGCCATTGCTAATCTCATCGCCGTTTGAGCTGAAATTTTCTCACCAGCTTTGCCACGAACGCCGTCAGTGCCAAATAGTTTCATTATTTTTATCCTTTTTTCTTATACTTTATTGCTCTATTTTAAATTTTAAAATTTCATAATGAAGCATATCGCACCAAGAAACGAATTCTTGTGCCGATAGGGCGTTGCGTTCTATGCTGAGTTATGAAATTTAAAAACCATAAATAGCAAAATTTTCGTTGATTTTATCAAAATCCACTTAAATTTTTGTTTTAATTAAAGCTCACTTAAATTAAGTGTCATTTAAATATATTTTTAGTAAAATCGGCAATTTAAAATTAATTCCAAAAAGGGTAAATTTATGGCAAATCACAAATCTGCTGAAAAAAGAGCAAGGCAAACGATAAAAAGAACAGAGCGAAACAGATTTTACCGCACAAGACTTAAAAACATCACAAAAGGTGTTGTAGTGGCTGTTGAAGCAAAAGATTTAAGCAAAGCAGAAGAGGCTTTAAAACTAGCAAATAAAAGTTTTCATAGCTTCGTAAGCAAGGGCTTCTTGAAAAAACAAACAGCTTCACGCCGTGTAAGTCGCCTTGCAAAACTTGTAAATTCACTAAAAAACGCATAAATTTTAAATGTTAGCCGATAAACTTCGTCCATTTTTGGATCGCTATGATGAAATTTCATCACTTCTTAGCGATCCAAATATTGTAAATGATATTGAGAAAATGACGAAACTCTCAAAAGAGCAATCAAGCCTTGAAGAGATAAGAAATACGGCTAAAAACTACCTAAAAACTCTTGACGATATAGAAGAAAATAGGGCTTTACTTGATGATAGTGAGCTTGGCGATTTGGCAAAAGAAGAGCTTAAAAATGCTCAAATTCGCAAAGAAGAGCTTGAAAACGAGATAAAAATTCTACTCCTACCAAAAGATCCAAATGATGATAGAAATATCTTTTTAGAAATTCGTGCTGGTACCGGTGGCGATGAAGCGGCGTTATTTGTGGGCGATTTGTTTAATGCTTACATCAGATACGCGGACGCAAAGGGATATAAATTTGAGATCGTTAGCCAAAGCGAGGGCAGTGTCGGTGGATTTAAAGAGGTGATTTTGCTCATAAAGGGCAAGGGGGCTTACTCACGCTTGAAATTTGAGGGTGGTACGCACAGGGTTCAGCGTGTGCCAGAAACCGAATCTCAAGGGCGTGTGCATACTTCAGCGGTTACGGTTGCCATTATGCCAGAGGTTGAGGATAGTGAAGTGCAGATAAATCCAAACGACCTTAGAATCGACGTAATGAGAAGCTCAGGACACGGCGGACAAAGCGTAAATACAACCGATAGTGCCGTCAGAATCACACATATACCAACAGGTATCGTAGTAACCAACCAAGACGGCAAATCCCAGCATAAAAATAAAGACGCTGCGATGAAAGTGCTAAAAGCTAGACTTTTTGAAATGCAAGAGGCTGAGCGTCTTGAAAAAGAGATGAAAGATAGAAAAGAGCAGGTCGGCACAGGCGACCGCTCTGGACGCATACGCACCTACAACTTCCCACAAAATCGTATCTCAGATCACCGCATAAACCTCACGCTTTACCGCCTTGACGCGATAATGACAGCTGGGCTTTTTGACGAGATTATCGACCCACTCATAACTCACGCTCAATCAGAAGCGTTACTTGAAGCTGGACTTTAAAATTTCGCATTTTTATATAAGATATTTTTTTAGATTATTATAATTTTGTCTCAATTAAACCTAATAAGTAGTATTTGATAAAAATTTTCTCTGTTATTAAATCTAAGCTTACACTCTTTTATCTCTTTAAACTTACTTCAATAACCCCAAAATTTCCCTATACCATTTTAGCTTTTACTTTTAATCTACCAAACCACTATAAGTCTTAAAATAGGCACTAGCTCATTTTTTGATAAACCGCACATAAGTCTTGCCAACTCTTTTTAGCACACAAAATACTAGCTGTTTATTGTTACGTTTTTTACGAACCATTTTTGGTTTTAAAGTAGTTTTCACCTATCTTATTTTGCCATTAAATTTAGAAATTTTTTCGTATTCTTGTATCTTTAAAATTCTGATATTTTTAAAATTTTTACATAAGTTTTGTTCTAAAATTCATGTTAATTTAGACATTTTACTAGCTTTAACATCTATGCAAAAATACTTTAAAATTTCTCTAATTTTAGCTTCTGAAATTCTTAAACAGACTATATTTGTTTGAGTCAAGTAAATCAAATTTGACTTTTTCTTACCAAATTCATTTTCTTTGTGATAAAGATAGAAAATTCCTTTCTAATCCCCTTAAATTTAGTCAATCTATGCTTTGCATAAGCCCAAAAACTATATGATTTTTGCCATTTGCAAACTAGTTCTTTCAGTGCTTTATCACATAATGAGATTTTGTAGCATAATCTAAAAGTCTATTATAGGCTTTTTAAGAAAATCAGCAATAGCCAACTCGCAGAGCAATTTTATCTATTTATTTTTTTATAGTTATCATAGCAACCAAAAAGTTGTTAGATATGAAAATCTGCACAAAGCAAGGCAGTATAAAACAAATTTAAAACAAAATATAAATAAAATTAAATTAATTTATGCATTTTTAACACAAACTCAACTCTGCCAAGCCCCAAATACAGGTCTTTTGCGATAGCTTCACTACTTTTGCCTTCGTTAAAAAGTCGCACTATCTGCTCTGCTTCATTTTGCATACTTGGCGGTGTGATTTTATTTATATCGCGAGTGCGTTCTTCAAGGCTATAAATTCGGCTTTGTTGCTCACTTTGAAACTCATCTATCGTGCTTTCAATGTTTTTTAGCGAGTTAAAAAGAGGTAAAATTTTCTCACTTAAACGACTCTCAATCTTCTCATCAAGCTGTTTTTCAAGCACACTTAAATCCACCACGCCACCATCATTTGTGCTTGTTAGCGTTAAAAGTTGCTTTTTTAAGGCAAAATTTTCTTGTATCACGCCCTCAATAACCTTTTCAAATCTAGCAAATTTCTTTTTTTGATTCAAGCTCTTTTAGATAGATAAAACCTAAAAGTGCTGCTAAAATTACACTAAAAACAAAATATAATCCAAATTTTCTCCTTTAATCTCTATTTTGCCGTATCATCACACGCTCTCTTGCGGTTACATAGGCATTAAAATCACTCTCATCATCAGTGTGCATTGTTGAAATTTTTGCTGTTTTTTCATCAACTCCAGTTAGGTAAATAGCTATCGTTCGCTTTGGAAATATCGGCATTAAAATACGTTCATAATAGCTTTTGCCACTTTGAAATTTTGGCTCATCAATGCTAATGCCATCAAAGCCAATGCCGTTAATTTTAGCCACACTTTTAAGCTCAATCCTGCTTTTTTGCTCGTTTTTTATTATCTCGCTAAGCTCATCAAATTTACGATGAAGTTCAATTAAAAGCGTTAAAAGCACCTGATCGCTCTCTTTTGTATCGCCTCTTGCCTTGGCACGTTTTAGCCACGCTCCAAGTGCGTCCTCTTCGCTTCTTGTCATTGAGTTAAACTCATTAAAAAACTGCTCATTTTTATCATCATCAAGCTCAAATTCCAGCACCAAACTAGCAGGGACTAATCTCATAATAAATCAACCAAAACAAAGATAAAAAACATAATGCCAAGATAACCATTAAGCGTGAAAAATGCCCTATAAATCTTACTAAAATCACGCCTTACAATGCGGTGTTCTTGCCATAAAATCACACCACTTAACACCACACCAAAAAATGCAAATCCACCAAGTTTTGCCGACCAACAAAAAAGCAACCAAAACAACACAGCAAGTGCGTGAAATAGGGCTGAAATAAAAAGCGTGGCCTTATCGCCATAAATGCTAGGCACACTAAAAAGTCCGTTTTTAACGTCAAATTCTAAATCTTGAAGCGAATAAAGCAGATCAAATCCAGCCACCCAAAAAACCGCGCCAAGCGATAAAAGCACAGCATAAAGCGTAATCTCATTTGCCACAGCAACCACGCCTGCAATTGGTGCAAGTCCTAAACTAACACCTAAAACAACGTGTGCGAGCGAACTAAAACGCTTAAAAATTGAGTAAATTGCAAGAATAATTAAAATCGGCACACTTAAATAAAATGCTAAATCATTTATAAAATACGCTACAAGCACGAAAACAATGGCATTTATAGCGATAAAAATGAGCAAATTATTTGCACCAATCCTGCCATCAACGCTAGGGCGAGATGCTGTTCGTGGGTTATGTTTATCAATATCTCTATCGGCATAGCGATTAAACGCCATAGCAAAATTTCTAGCACTCACAGCACACAAAACGCCTAAAATCAGCAGTTTAAAGCCAAACCAAGCCGAACCTGTTTTAATAAAACTAGCCACAATCATCGCCGTAAAAATAAACGGCAAAGCAAATATTGAGTGCTTAAAGACGATTAAATCGCTAATATCTTTTAATAAATTTAGAAATTTTTGTATTTTTATCCAAGAGTTTTTCGTGGATTTTACACGGATTTTCTTTAAATTTAGTATAATTTTTAATTTTTAAGGGATTTAAAATGTTTAGACAATTTTGCATCATCGGCACGACAGCAAGTGGCAAAACCGACCTAGCACTGCAAATAGCACGTGAATTTAACGGCATTATTTTAAGCCTTGATAGTCTATCAATTTACCGCTATATTGACATAGCAAGTGCTAAACCAAGCAAAGATGATTTAAAAAATGTTAAACATTTTGGCATTGATTTAATTAATCCAGATGAAAATTTTAGCGTTGGCAGGTTTTTTGAAATTTACAAACAAGCACGAGATTATGCTAAAAAGCAAAACAAAATTTTAATAATCACCGGCGGGAGCGGATTTTATTTAAAGGCGATGATGAGCGGACTCACACCAGATGTGCCAAAATACGACACGCCAGACAATGCCAAAATTTATGAGTTAATCACACAAATTGACCCAGAATTTAAAGCAAAATTTAGCCAAAATGACACATACCGACTACAAAAGTGGTTTTGTATTTATAAATTTAGCAATCAAAAGCCGAGCTTATGGCTAAAAAACAACACGCAAGAGCCAATTTTAAAAGAAATTCCGATATTTGAAATTTTATGGGATGTAAAAACAATTAGAGAACGCATAGAAATTCGCACCAAAAATATGTTAAAAAATGGACTTCTTGATGAAGCAAAGTGGCTATTTAAGCGTTATGATAGCGATTTAAAACCACTAAAATCAATCGGATTAAAAGAGTGTGGCGAGTTTTTTAGTGGTAAAATTTCAAGTCAAAACGAACTTGAAACACTAATTTTTACACACACAGCGCAACTTGCAAAAAGACAGCGGACATTTAATCGCTCAGCGTTTTTAGAAAAAATAAGCGGTGATTTAAATTTTATTAACGATGAAGTTAGAAAATTTTTAAAATTTTAACCAAATTTAATGACTTTTTGCTAAAATCGCTCAAACGTAAAGCAAACGTAAATAAAAAGGACTGCAAATGAAACTAAAATTTTTAGCAAAAACGATATTTCTAGCGACTGCAACGCTATTTTTCGTAGCTTGCGGAGGTGATGAAGCAAAGAGCCAAAATGCCTTTGAGCGTATCAAAAAAGATGGTGTTTTAAGAGTTGGCACAGAAGGGACCTACTCGCCGTTTTCGTATCACAACGAAAAAGATGAGCTTGTAGGATATGATGTTGATATTGCTAGGGCTGTTGGCGAAAAAATCGGTGTAAAAGTTGAGTTTGTTGAAGCGCCTTGGGATGCTATGTTGGCGGCGTTTGATGCTGGTAAATCTGATGTTGTCTTTAATCAAGTTACAATAAATGAAGATAGAAAGAAAAAATACGACTACACACTACCTTACACAAAATCACGAAGTGCCTTAATCGTGCATAAAGATAACAACGACATTAAAGATTTTAGCGACTTAAAGGGCAAAAATTCAGCCCACTCAGCCACTAGCAACTGGGCGAAATTAGCCGAAAATCTTGGTGCAAATATTGTAACTACCGACGGATTTAGCAAAGGTGTTGAGCTGATCATCACAAAACGTGCCGACGCTACAATAAATGATGACGTTACATTTTATGATTATCTAAAACAAAAACCAGACGCACCGATAAAAATCGCAAAAAACGGCGATGAAGCGATACTTTCAGCCGCTATTGTTAAAAAAGGCGAAGATGATTTAGTAAATGCAATCAACAACGCTATAAAAGAGTTACAAAATAATGGAAAAATAAAGGAAATTTCAATAAAATACTTCGGCAAAGATATCTCACAATAAAAAGGATTTGATATAGAACGGGCAATTGAAATTATATTTGAAGCGATTGTGCCAATTGCAGTCGCTGGGGCAAAAATCACGATACCGCTTAGTATTATTTCATTTGCCTTTGGGCTTGTTATTGCCGTTATTACGGCACTTGCGCGACTTTCAAAGATTAAAATTTTAAAAATATTTTTTGATTTTTACGTTTGGATTTTTCGTGGCACCCCTATGCTTGTTCAGCTTTTTATCGTGTTTTATGGGCTACCAAAGGTTGGAATTCAGTTTGATATTTGGAGTGCAGCCATTGTTGCGTTTAGCCTAAATGTCGGCGCTTACGCATCAGAAGCGATTAGGGCAGCTATCCTTTCGGTGCCAAAGGGACAATGGGAGGCAGCACTATCTCTTGGTATGAATAAGGTTATGATTTTACGACGAATTATCGCCCCGCAAGCGATGAGAATTTCTATCCCACCGCTTTCAAACACCTTTATTAGCCTAGTTAAAGACACATCTTTGGCTGCTTCTATAACGATGGTTGATATGTTTATGGTCGCTCAACGCATTGCTGCACGGACTTTTGAGCCACTTTTACTTTATGTTTTAGTCGCCGTTATGTATCTAATAATCTGCACAGCACTTACGTTTTTGCAGTCATATTTAGAGAAACGCTCATCAAAATTTTTAGGATAAATATGTCAGTAAAACTCATAAAAATAAACAAATTTTTTGGTGAAAATCACGTTTTAAAAGATATAGATTTAGAAATTTACGACAAGCAAACAACGGTGATTTTAGGTAGCTCTGGCTCTGGCAAATCAACGCTTTTGCGCTGTATAAATCTGCTTGAAACCCCAAATAGCGGACAAATGTATCTACGTGGATTTTATATAAATTTTTCATTGCCGATCAAAGAGAGACAAAAAATACCATTTCGTAGCCACACTGGTATGGTTTTTCAAGATTTTAACCTGTTTCCGCACCTAAACGTGCTTGAAAACATCATTGAAGCACCGATAAATGTGCTTAAAATTCCAAAAGAAGAGGCGATAGAAAACGCTAGAAATTTACTAAAAAAAGTAGGTTTGGCACAAAAAGAAAACGCATATCCAGCCACACTCTCAGGCGGACAAAAGCAAAGAGTTGCGATTGTTAGGGCATTAGCGATGAAACCATATTTTTTACTGCTTGACGAGCCAACATCAGCACTTGACCCTGAACTTGAAGCCGAAGTTTTAAAGGTTATTTTTGATTTAAGCAAAGAACAACGCTCAATCATAATCGTGACCCACAATATGGAATTTGCAAAGCGAGCAGCGGATCGGATTTTGTTTTTAGACAAGGGCAATATCATTTTTGATGGCACAAGCGATGAGTTTTTTTACAACGACAACGATAGAATTGTAAATTTTATTTCAGCGATGAAATTTTAAGGAGAGATGATGAATTTAAACACACTTTTAGTCAAAGGTATTTGTGCACACGATGACCAACACAAGGCCGTCGTGCCACCGATTTATCTATCAAGCACATTTGCACAAGACGGACTTGATGAATTTGGCAAATTTTGCTACTCACGCGGCTTAAATCCGACCACAGACGCATTTGAAACGCTATTTGCAAAGATTGAAGGCGTCAAACACTGCATTAGCTTCTCATCGGGGATGGCGGCAACTACGGCTGTTTTTCATTTGCTAAAAAGTGGCGACAAAGTGCTTTTAAATAACAATGTCTATGGCGGGACATTTAGATACGCACACAATATTTTTGCAGATAGTGGCATAAAATATGAGCTAGTTGATGGCTTAAATTTACTTAGCGAAAACGACTTAACACCAGATGTTAAAATGATTTTTGTAGAAACGCCATCAAATCCGCTTTTAAGAGTAACTGATATTAAAAAAATCGTGGATTTAGCACATAAAAAGGGGATTTTAGTAGTCGCTGATAACACATTCTTAACGCCATATTTTCAAAAATTATTTGATTTTGGAGTTGATGTTGTCGTGTATTCAGCGACAAAATATATCGGCGGACACGCTGATGTCATCGCTGGCATCGCTACGACAAACGACGAAGCACTTGGCGAGAAATTAAGATTTATTAAAAACACACTTGGTTCAAATTTAAGCCCAACTGACGCATATTCGCTAATTCGCGGACTAAAAACGCTAAGTGTTCGTTTTGATAGACAGATGCAAAATACGCATAAAATC comes from the Campylobacter mucosalis genome and includes:
- the glmM gene encoding phosphoglucosamine mutase; this translates as MKLFGTDGVRGKAGEKISAQTAMRLAMAAGIYFRKHSNTNVILVGKDTRKSGYMIETAIVAGLTAVGYNVLQIGPMPTPAVAFLTENMRCDAGIMISASHNPYYDNGIKFFDAKGDKLDENIEAQIEKIFYDDEIIANAQKTMENIGANKRIDDVIGRYIVQIKNSFPKELNLRNLRVVLDVANGAAYKVAPTVFSELGADVIVINDEPNGSNINQSCGALHPENLASEVKRLRADIGFAFDGDADRLVVVDDEGNIVNGDAVLGVLGVFLSEQGALKGGGVVATIMSNAALEDYLSKHKLKLFRANVGDKYVLEMMKKEGINFGGEQSGHVIFSDFAKTGDGLVTAMQVVAMLLKKGKKASAVFNEVKPYPQILLNLKITEKKPLDEISGLKELQESLKKEGIRPLFRYSGTENLIRLLLEGKNQALVEKRMDEVEKFFVKALNS
- the rpsT gene encoding 30S ribosomal protein S20, which encodes MANHKSAEKRARQTIKRTERNRFYRTRLKNITKGVVVAVEAKDLSKAEEALKLANKSFHSFVSKGFLKKQTASRRVSRLAKLVNSLKNA
- the prfA gene encoding peptide chain release factor 1 yields the protein MLADKLRPFLDRYDEISSLLSDPNIVNDIEKMTKLSKEQSSLEEIRNTAKNYLKTLDDIEENRALLDDSELGDLAKEELKNAQIRKEELENEIKILLLPKDPNDDRNIFLEIRAGTGGDEAALFVGDLFNAYIRYADAKGYKFEIVSQSEGSVGGFKEVILLIKGKGAYSRLKFEGGTHRVQRVPETESQGRVHTSAVTVAIMPEVEDSEVQINPNDLRIDVMRSSGHGGQSVNTTDSAVRITHIPTGIVVTNQDGKSQHKNKDAAMKVLKARLFEMQEAERLEKEMKDRKEQVGTGDRSGRIRTYNFPQNRISDHRINLTLYRLDAIMTAGLFDEIIDPLITHAQSEALLEAGL
- a CDS encoding DUF6115 domain-containing protein, coding for MNQKKKFARFEKVIEGVIQENFALKKQLLTLTSTNDGGVVDLSVLEKQLDEKIESRLSEKILPLFNSLKNIESTIDEFQSEQQSRIYSLEERTRDINKITPPSMQNEAEQIVRLFNEGKSSEAIAKDLYLGLGRVEFVLKMHKLI
- the mqnP gene encoding menaquinone biosynthesis prenyltransferase MqnP; the encoded protein is MQKFLNLLKDISDLIVFKHSIFALPFIFTAMIVASFIKTGSAWFGFKLLILGVLCAVSARNFAMAFNRYADRDIDKHNPRTASRPSVDGRIGANNLLIFIAINAIVFVLVAYFINDLAFYLSVPILIILAIYSIFKRFSSLAHVVLGVSLGLAPIAGVVAVANEITLYAVLLSLGAVFWVAGFDLLYSLQDLEFDVKNGLFSVPSIYGDKATLFISALFHALAVLFWLLFCWSAKLGGFAFFGVVLSGVILWQEHRIVRRDFSKIYRAFFTLNGYLGIMFFIFVLVDLL
- the miaA gene encoding tRNA (adenosine(37)-N6)-dimethylallyltransferase MiaA, which gives rise to MFRQFCIIGTTASGKTDLALQIAREFNGIILSLDSLSIYRYIDIASAKPSKDDLKNVKHFGIDLINPDENFSVGRFFEIYKQARDYAKKQNKILIITGGSGFYLKAMMSGLTPDVPKYDTPDNAKIYELITQIDPEFKAKFSQNDTYRLQKWFCIYKFSNQKPSLWLKNNTQEPILKEIPIFEILWDVKTIRERIEIRTKNMLKNGLLDEAKWLFKRYDSDLKPLKSIGLKECGEFFSGKISSQNELETLIFTHTAQLAKRQRTFNRSAFLEKISGDLNFINDEVRKFLKF
- a CDS encoding amino acid ABC transporter substrate-binding protein, whose translation is MKLKFLAKTIFLATATLFFVACGGDEAKSQNAFERIKKDGVLRVGTEGTYSPFSYHNEKDELVGYDVDIARAVGEKIGVKVEFVEAPWDAMLAAFDAGKSDVVFNQVTINEDRKKKYDYTLPYTKSRSALIVHKDNNDIKDFSDLKGKNSAHSATSNWAKLAENLGANIVTTDGFSKGVELIITKRADATINDDVTFYDYLKQKPDAPIKIAKNGDEAILSAAIVKKGEDDLVNAINNAIKELQNNGKIKEISIKYFGKDISQ
- a CDS encoding amino acid ABC transporter permease, with the translated sequence MPIAVAGAKITIPLSIISFAFGLVIAVITALARLSKIKILKIFFDFYVWIFRGTPMLVQLFIVFYGLPKVGIQFDIWSAAIVAFSLNVGAYASEAIRAAILSVPKGQWEAALSLGMNKVMILRRIIAPQAMRISIPPLSNTFISLVKDTSLAASITMVDMFMVAQRIAARTFEPLLLYVLVAVMYLIICTALTFLQSYLEKRSSKFLG
- a CDS encoding amino acid ABC transporter ATP-binding protein is translated as MSVKLIKINKFFGENHVLKDIDLEIYDKQTTVILGSSGSGKSTLLRCINLLETPNSGQMYLRGFYINFSLPIKERQKIPFRSHTGMVFQDFNLFPHLNVLENIIEAPINVLKIPKEEAIENARNLLKKVGLAQKENAYPATLSGGQKQRVAIVRALAMKPYFLLLDEPTSALDPELEAEVLKVIFDLSKEQRSIIIVTHNMEFAKRAADRILFLDKGNIIFDGTSDEFFYNDNDRIVNFISAMKF
- a CDS encoding trans-sulfuration enzyme family protein, whose protein sequence is MNLNTLLVKGICAHDDQHKAVVPPIYLSSTFAQDGLDEFGKFCYSRGLNPTTDAFETLFAKIEGVKHCISFSSGMAATTAVFHLLKSGDKVLLNNNVYGGTFRYAHNIFADSGIKYELVDGLNLLSENDLTPDVKMIFVETPSNPLLRVTDIKKIVDLAHKKGILVVADNTFLTPYFQKLFDFGVDVVVYSATKYIGGHADVIAGIATTNDEALGEKLRFIKNTLGSNLSPTDAYSLIRGLKTLSVRFDRQMQNTHKIIEFLKSNEAIDAVHYAGSYSDYEDKIQKSQAGDIGALISIELNENYDYKKFVKSLKLFDLAVSLGGVESLVCQPSSMTHESYPAELQEKIGIKPNLLRLAIGVEDINDLIADLANAIKLSKK